In a single window of the Deltaproteobacteria bacterium HGW-Deltaproteobacteria-6 genome:
- a CDS encoding formate dehydrogenase subunit beta (beta subunit; involved in the use of formate as an electron donor during aerobic respiration; acts to transfer electrons from the major(alpha subunit) to the cytochrome b556(gamma subunit)) encodes MNKQPELVKLIDTTLCTACRGCQVACKQWNELPGFRTKQLGTYQNPPDLQWNTWTLIRFQEYEDKNKNFTWIFRKDGCMHCTDAACVKVCPSGSLYYTEMKTVGIRHEKCIGCKECVAACPFHIPKYDEKTDKVYKCDLCYNRIKESHAPACVKSCPTGALTIGDKDAMIKKAYARVKQLGGDANVYGDKFVVGTHVIYVLQFKPDVYDELPVNPKVPLSVIVWKDLLKPLSLLAAGGVLGGAFLHYMIHGPKTPHEDVNGQD; translated from the coding sequence ATGAATAAACAACCTGAACTCGTAAAATTGATTGATACCACCCTGTGCACCGCCTGCCGGGGTTGCCAGGTGGCCTGCAAGCAGTGGAATGAACTGCCCGGCTTCAGAACGAAACAGTTGGGCACCTATCAGAATCCTCCTGATTTGCAGTGGAATACCTGGACGTTGATTCGCTTCCAGGAATATGAGGATAAAAATAAAAATTTCACGTGGATCTTCCGCAAGGACGGCTGTATGCACTGCACCGACGCAGCCTGCGTAAAAGTATGCCCCAGCGGCTCTCTTTATTACACCGAGATGAAAACTGTCGGGATTCGTCATGAGAAATGCATCGGCTGCAAGGAATGCGTGGCGGCCTGTCCGTTCCATATTCCCAAGTATGATGAAAAGACCGACAAGGTTTACAAATGCGATCTTTGTTATAACCGCATCAAGGAAAGCCATGCTCCTGCCTGTGTGAAATCCTGCCCGACCGGCGCTCTGACCATCGGCGACAAGGACGCGATGATCAAAAAAGCTTATGCCCGGGTGAAACAGTTGGGCGGTGATGCCAATGTTTACGGCGACAAGTTTGTGGTCGGCACGCACGTGATTTACGTTCTGCAATTCAAACCGGATGTTTACGATGAGCTGCCGGTGAATCCGAAAGTACCTCTGTCCGTGATTGTCTGGAAAGACCTCTTAAAACCCTTGAGTCTGCTTGCCGCAGGCGGTGTTTTGGGCGGCGCATTCCTCCATTACATGATCCATGGGCCGAAGACGCCTCATGAAGATGTGAATGGACAGGATG